Proteins from one Podospora pseudocomata strain CBS 415.72m chromosome 4, whole genome shotgun sequence genomic window:
- the rpl13 gene encoding 60S ribosomal protein L13 (EggNog:ENOG503P222; COG:J): MAIKHNQQIPNNHFRKDWQRRVRCHFDQPGKKVTRRLARRAKAAAVAPRPVDKLRPIVRCPTIKYNRRTRLGRGFSLAELKAAGIPKLYAPTIGIAVDPRRANLSEESLAANVERLKAYKARLIVFPRKSNKVKKADTPKDQQSGETVKTIASAFGLGTPLAPGFTEISKSDLPKNVEGGAYKALRKARSDARYQGIREKRAKDKADEEKAKK; this comes from the exons ATG GCGATCAAGCACAACCAGCAGATTCCCAACAACC ATTTCCGCAAGGATTGGCAGAGGCGCGTGCGGTGCCACTTCGACCAG CCCGGCAAGAAGGTCACCCGCCGTCTGGCGCGCCGTGCGAAGGCTGCTGCCGTTGCCCCTCGCCCCGTCGACAAGCTCCGCCCCATCGTCAGATGCCC CACCATCAAGTATAACCGCCGGACACGCCTCGGCCGTGGTTTCTCCCTCGCTGAGCTCAAGGCCGCCGGTATCCCCAAGCTTTATGCTCCCACCATCGGCATTGCCGTCGACCCCCGCCGTGCCAACCTCTCCGAGGAGTCCCTTGCCGCCAATGTCGAGCGCCTCAAGGCCTACAAGGCCCGCTTGATCGTCTTCCCCCGCAAGTCCAACAAGGTCAAAAAGGCCGACACCCCCAAGGACCAGCAGTCCGGCGAGACCGTCAAGACCATTGCCTCCGCTTTCGGTCTTGGTACCCCTCTTGCTCCTGGCTTCACCGAGATCTCCAAGAGCGACCTCCCCAAGAACGTCGAGGGCGGTGCCTACAAGGCCCTCCGCAAGGCCAGATCCGATGCCCGCTACCAGGGCATCCGCGAGAAGCGcgccaaggacaaggccgacgaggagaaggccaagaaatAG
- a CDS encoding hypothetical protein (EggNog:ENOG50; COG:L), translating into MASDQKSLNGFQTPPSNRTENCPQGAVDSQANPAMSSTSATPPPNSLAPHVQVSFGSPSTITSPAPFNRAVSVPRGPPKSFSSQLNAVSWSTQDIADVRNELRKALPFYKNIYATLEVQPEVLSRLDVLQHLGVNIHHPHIARPGGLGSLLGIWNELAGYSNKQIRDLKNKNASLNHEISNLKRKVTDLEASDTKPDQEMAGTEKKETAKEPTRFDGSEPNKYVRYFNFMLWKRDITRAWSDKPDTFKTEKVKICYILFFLDGDAFWDIADAVEAIVNSDQSSDAWEFKTGEELLDHLTEKYGKRE; encoded by the coding sequence ATGGCCTCTGACCAGAAGTCCTTGAACGGATTCCAAACGCCTCCCAGCAACAGGACTGAGAACTGTCCTCAAGGCGCCGTCGATTCCCAAGCTAACCCCGCGATGTCTTCCACCAGCgcgacccctcccccgaaTTCGCTGGCCCCTCATGTTCAAGTGTCTTTTGGGTCCCCTTctaccatcaccagcccagcCCCGTTCAATCGCGCCGTCTCTGTTCCCAGGGGTCCCCCAAaatccttttcctcccaaTTAAATGCAGTGTCTTGGTCCACTCAGGACATCGCCGACGTCCGTAATGAACTCCGAAAAGCGCTGCCATTCTACAAGAACATCTATGCCACCCTCGAGGTACAACCCGAGGTCCTCTCCAGGCTCGACGTCCTCCAGCATCTGGGAgtcaacatccaccaccctcacatTGCTCGTCCTGGCGGCCTGGGTAGCCTGCTTGGAATCTGGAATGAGCTGGCTGGATACTCCAACAAGCAAATTCGGGATTTGAAGAACAAGAATGCCAGTCTGAATCATGAGATCAGCAACTTGAAGAGAAAGGTTACCGACCTCGAAGCCAGTGACACAAAGCCCGATCAAGAGATGGCCGGTaccgaaaagaaagaaaccgCCAAAGAGCCCACCCGATTTGATGGCTCCGAGCCTAACAAGTATGTTCGGTATTTCAACTTTATGCTCTGGAAACGCGACATCACCCGCGCCTGGAGCGACAAGCCAGACACCTTCAAAACggagaaggtcaagatcTGCTACATCTTGTTTTTCCTTGATGGCGATGCTTTTTGGGATATTGCTGATGCTGTCGAGGCGATTGTGAACAGCGATCAGAGCAGCGATGCTTGGGAGTTCAAGACGGGCGAGGAGCTGCTCGATCACCTCACAGAGAAATATGGGAAGCGAGAGTAG